GGCGGCGACCAGCGTCGAGGCGAACACCGCGGCGTCGGCCTCCGGAAGGAGTTCGCCGCGCTCCCGTGCCTCCTCGAGCTCCTGCTCGAACCGTTCGGCCCACCACTGGTAGATCGAGTACTCCTGCAGCCCGGCCTCGCTCTGTTCCACCGCGAGCCGGACACCGGCGCGCAGCAGGGTGTTGCGCCGCATCTCGCGGGCGAGGTACAGGGTCAGGTCGAGGAGTCGCTGCAGTCCCGCCTCGCCCTCGGGGAAATCCAGGTCGGCAGCCTGCTCCCGGATGACTGCACGGGCCAGGCCCTCCTTGGAGCGGAAGTGGAAGTAGGCCGCGCCGGTCGTCACGCCGGCCCGGTCGATGATCTTGGCGATGCTCGCCCCCGGGTAGCCGACCTCGCCGAACACCTCCGCCGCCGCGCGCAGCAGCACCTCCCGCGTGCGCACCGCCCGCTCCTGCATGACCCGAGCCAACTGTTCACCCTCTTTCAGTAAAAAGAATCATCACTATGTTAAATTCGGCGCCCGCCAGGCCCTAGTCAGCGCACACCAGTTGAGTCAGTAGGGGAGAACTGACATGTCACAGCTGCACCTTGCGCACGACCGGACAGACGGAGCACACCGAGTCCCCACACTCGTCGCCCAGAGGCACACCCACAAGACGAACCCCGACGAGGTCCTGCTCACCGAATGGCAGCGTACGGACGAGCACTCCTTCGTCGTGCGGGCCACGTGGCCCAGGACGCACGACTTCTATACCACCCGGCACGGGTTGCACGACCCGCTGCTGCTGAGCGAGACGGTGCGGCAGGCGCTGCCGCTGCTCTCGCACGTCGCGTACGAGACACCGATGGGCCACCAGCTGCTGTGGCACGACC
Above is a genomic segment from Streptomyces globosus containing:
- a CDS encoding ScbR family autoregulator-binding transcription factor, giving the protein MRTREVLLRAAAEVFGEVGYPGASIAKIIDRAGVTTGAAYFHFRSKEGLARAVIREQAADLDFPEGEAGLQRLLDLTLYLAREMRRNTLLRAGVRLAVEQSEAGLQEYSIYQWWAERFEQELEEARERGELLPEADAAVFASTLVAAFTGAQIMSQLASGRADLPGRIANLWRCLLPGLAPADVIDRLEITVDGGADTR